TGCAGTTGGTGCCCGGCGGCCAGCAGGTCGAACTCCAGCCGGGCCACCCGCTCCAACGAGCTCAGCGCCTCGCCGGGCAGGGCGCTGAACAGGCGCGGATCGCCCAGGATCGTGCCGCCCTTGCCGCCCAGGGCGTCGCCGAGGAACAGCGTCCGCCGCTGCGGTAGATAATAGGCGCAATGGCCGGGGCTGTGGCCGGGGGTGTGTACGGCGATGATCTCCAGGTCGCCGACGGGGAAGACGTCGCCGTTGGCGCAGGCGATGTCGGGCTCGACGGGGCGGGGGTTATTGTCGGAGAAGGTATGCTCGGCCCAACCCAACGGGCTCAGGGCGGGCATCTCGTCGATGCGGGCGTACCTGTGATCGGCGGCGTGCAACACCAGGGGCGCTCCCCAACGTCGCTTGAGCGGACCGGAGCCGCCGAGGTGATCGGGGTGCCAATGGGTGACGAGGAGGTACTCGGGGGGACCGAGGCCCAGGCGCCGGCGGAAGGCCTCGACGACGGGCGGGGTGCGGCGATGGTTGCCTGTGTCGATGAGAGCCCAGCGGCCGTCGTCGACGACGGCGTAAACGTTGCAGGCGCCCAGTCTGCGCGGCAACAGGTAGACGCCGGGTTTCAGTTGTCGAGCGGGCATAGGTGATCGACGATGCGGCGCCAAAGGCCGACGGGACGGCGGAACAGCGCCAGGGGCACCATCACGCCCAGATGACCCGTGCGGGCCTCGTGGTAGCGGCAGCCCCAGGCGTCGCGCAACCGCCGCTGCAAGGGCAGGGGGATGACCTGGTCGCTGCGGGCGGCGACCAGGAGGATACTCGAGGCCGGGCACCGGGGCCGATAAGTGAGCAGGTTGACCGGCCGCAGGATCGGTTCGAGCTGCCGATAAGAGATCCCCTGAGCCAGGACATCGGCACGCACGTTGGTTGTCAATGGCGACTGCGCCAGGATGCCCAGGGGATCGACGGCCGGCGTCAGCAAGGCGGCACGGTGC
The DNA window shown above is from Candidatus Coatesbacteria bacterium and carries:
- a CDS encoding MBL fold metallo-hydrolase, whose translation is MPARQLKPGVYLLPRRLGACNVYAVVDDGRWALIDTGNHRRTPPVVEAFRRRLGLGPPEYLLVTHWHPDHLGGSGPLKRRWGAPLVLHAADHRYARIDEMPALSPLGWAEHTFSDNNPRPVEPDIACANGDVFPVGDLEIIAVHTPGHSPGHCAYYLPQRRTLFLGDALGGKGGTILGDPRLFSALPGEALSSLERVARLEFDLLAAGHQLHRSAELPRLLSRFIERFRRSSR